In one window of Azotobacter salinestris DNA:
- a CDS encoding response regulator transcription factor has protein sequence MEQVVYVVDDDQGMLDSTVWLLESVGLKALPFISGREFLDACEPSLNACVLLDIRMPGMGGLNVQEAMRARGIDLPVIFVSGHADVPIVVRAFKAGACDFIEKPYNEQILLDSVQQALGRHGEHRSDSRGQEAVQARLDALTPRERDVLLPLVQGYTNREIAEQLEISVKTVDLYRMRVMKRMQAERHADLVGMAIAAGLVDPLNLRAQAGGQPGRVRLPADGEVGR, from the coding sequence ATGGAGCAGGTGGTGTACGTGGTGGACGATGACCAAGGCATGCTGGACTCGACCGTCTGGCTGCTCGAGTCGGTGGGGCTGAAGGCCTTGCCGTTCATCAGCGGCCGGGAGTTTCTCGACGCCTGCGAGCCCAGTCTCAACGCCTGCGTGTTGCTGGACATACGGATGCCCGGGATGGGCGGGCTGAACGTGCAGGAGGCGATGCGCGCGCGGGGCATCGACCTACCGGTGATCTTCGTCAGCGGGCACGCCGACGTGCCCATCGTCGTGCGGGCCTTCAAGGCCGGCGCCTGCGACTTCATCGAGAAGCCCTACAACGAGCAGATTCTCCTCGATAGCGTGCAGCAGGCGCTCGGCCGTCATGGCGAGCACCGCTCCGACAGCCGTGGCCAGGAGGCAGTGCAGGCGCGCCTGGATGCGCTGACCCCGCGCGAGCGCGACGTGCTGCTGCCGTTGGTGCAGGGCTACACCAACCGGGAGATCGCCGAGCAGCTGGAAATCAGCGTGAAGACGGTCGATCTCTATCGGATGCGGGTGATGAAGCGCATGCAGGCCGAGCGGCATGCCGATCTGGTCGGCATGGCCATTGCGGCCGGGCTGGTCGATCCGCTGAATCTGCGTGCACAGGCAGGCGGCCAGCCGGGGAGGGTGCGCCTTCCGGCAGATGGCGAAGTCGGCCGCTAA